A region from the Thermanaeromonas toyohensis ToBE genome encodes:
- the rseP gene encoding RIP metalloprotease RseP: MSILWSLLVFSLLILAHELGHFLVAKRVGIRVEEFALGMGPVIARVKRGETVYSLRAFPLGGFNRMAGMEEKDADDPRGFNRQPVTARMAVIAAGSGMNFLLAIFLFIFVFMVIGLPVDKNIVGRVEPGRPAALAGIKPGDKIVAIEGVAVNSWSDIVQEIYRRPEQDITLEIERQGERLKVVVRSERDPHSGVGLIGIGPSWERQGLLKSVRLGFSQAVAVTGMILMSLIEMITGKTAPEIVGPVGIVQLVSQAASFGWINVLNFTAVLSLDLGLINLLPIPALDGSRLTFLIWEGLRGRPIDPAKENFIHLIGFALLMGLLLLITYQDLVRLLG; encoded by the coding sequence GTGAGCATTCTCTGGTCTTTACTAGTATTTAGCTTGCTTATTTTGGCCCACGAGTTAGGCCATTTTCTAGTGGCCAAAAGGGTTGGTATACGGGTTGAAGAATTTGCTCTAGGTATGGGGCCAGTAATAGCCCGAGTTAAGCGGGGGGAGACAGTGTACTCCTTACGGGCCTTTCCTTTAGGAGGCTTTAACCGTATGGCTGGTATGGAGGAGAAGGATGCTGATGACCCCCGTGGGTTTAACCGGCAACCCGTAACTGCGCGCATGGCAGTCATTGCTGCTGGCTCAGGTATGAATTTTTTGCTAGCCATCTTTTTGTTTATTTTTGTATTTATGGTTATAGGCCTTCCGGTAGATAAGAATATAGTAGGGCGTGTGGAACCGGGGCGGCCAGCAGCCCTGGCTGGAATTAAGCCGGGAGATAAAATAGTGGCCATAGAGGGAGTGGCTGTAAATAGCTGGTCAGATATTGTACAGGAGATTTATCGACGACCGGAGCAGGATATAACTTTAGAAATAGAACGCCAGGGAGAACGCCTTAAGGTAGTGGTACGAAGTGAAAGGGATCCCCATTCTGGAGTGGGGCTTATTGGTATAGGGCCTTCTTGGGAACGGCAAGGACTTCTTAAATCTGTTCGCCTCGGTTTTTCCCAGGCTGTGGCGGTTACAGGGATGATTCTAATGAGCTTGATAGAAATGATAACTGGTAAGACAGCTCCAGAGATAGTGGGACCGGTAGGGATCGTACAATTAGTAAGCCAGGCCGCTTCTTTCGGGTGGATTAATGTGCTTAACTTCACCGCTGTCTTAAGTTTAGACTTAGGCTTAATAAACCTCCTGCCCATTCCGGCCTTGGATGGAAGTCGATTAACATTTTTAATTTGGGAAGGATTGCGTGGGCGGCCCATTGACCCGGCCAAGGAAAATTTTATTCATTTGATCGGTTTTGCCTTGCTCATGGGTTTGCTCTTGCTTATCACTTATCAAGATTTGGTACGGCTCTTAGGCTAA
- the ispG gene encoding flavodoxin-dependent (E)-4-hydroxy-3-methylbut-2-enyl-diphosphate synthase, giving the protein MNSIQRRASKRIYVGQVPIGGGAPIVVQSMTNTDTRDVNATVNQIRRLEEAGCEIVRVAVPDREAARAIKKIKERIRLPLIADIHFDYRLALEALEAGADGLRINPGNIGGSQALKAVAREASERKVPIRVGVNAGSLDKKVVAAHGGITPEAMVTSALEAIHLLEDQGFYDLKVSLKASDVLLMVEAYRLLAEKVNYPFHLGVTEAGPPLAGAVKSAVGIGILLSQGIGDTIRVSLTGDPVLEVEVAYQILRSLGLRQRGIELISCPTCGRCQIELENLVAEVEKKIKGLPYPLRVAVMGCAVNGPGEASQADVGIAGGRGWGLLFREGKPIRRVPESQLVDALMEEIDKIVREREGENAR; this is encoded by the coding sequence ATGAATAGCATCCAACGGAGGGCTTCCAAGCGTATCTATGTAGGTCAGGTACCCATTGGTGGTGGGGCTCCCATTGTTGTACAATCCATGACTAATACCGACACCCGGGATGTGAATGCTACTGTAAACCAAATCCGACGGCTGGAAGAAGCGGGTTGCGAAATTGTGCGGGTAGCTGTACCGGATCGAGAAGCTGCCCGGGCTATAAAGAAAATAAAAGAACGCATTCGCTTACCGCTTATTGCAGATATTCATTTTGATTATCGTCTGGCCTTGGAAGCATTAGAGGCTGGCGCCGATGGCCTGCGGATAAACCCAGGTAATATCGGGGGTTCACAAGCTTTAAAGGCTGTGGCCCGGGAGGCATCTGAACGAAAAGTTCCCATCCGGGTGGGGGTTAACGCTGGTTCACTGGATAAAAAGGTAGTAGCTGCTCATGGAGGTATTACGCCGGAAGCCATGGTAACAAGCGCCTTAGAGGCCATTCACCTTTTGGAAGACCAAGGTTTCTACGATCTTAAGGTCTCCCTTAAGGCCTCAGATGTTCTTTTGATGGTAGAAGCCTACCGGTTGCTGGCGGAAAAGGTGAATTATCCCTTCCATCTGGGAGTAACTGAAGCGGGGCCCCCTTTGGCAGGAGCTGTTAAATCCGCTGTAGGTATAGGTATTTTGCTTAGCCAAGGTATAGGCGATACCATACGGGTTTCTTTAACAGGGGATCCTGTATTGGAAGTGGAAGTGGCTTACCAGATCCTCCGTTCTTTAGGTTTACGCCAGCGGGGGATCGAGCTCATATCCTGCCCTACCTGCGGTCGCTGCCAGATAGAGCTGGAAAATCTGGTTGCTGAAGTAGAGAAGAAAATAAAAGGCTTGCCTTATCCCTTGAGAGTGGCAGTTATGGGCTGCGCAGTAAATGGGCCGGGCGAGGCTAGCCAGGCCGACGTAGGTATAGCTGGAGGAAGGGGATGGGGTTTGCTCTTCCGGGAGGGGAAACCCATAAGACGAGTCCCGGAATCCCAGCTTGTTGATGCCCTTATGGAGGAGATAGACAAAATTGTACGAGAACGGGAGGGAGAAAATGCGCGCTAG
- a CDS encoding proline--tRNA ligase has product MRASQLFAPTLKETPAEAEVISHQLLLRAGFIRKAAAGIYTFLPLGWRVLKKIEGIVREEMDRAGAQELVLPILQPAEVWQESGRWDLYGEEMFRLKDRHGRPFCLGPTHEEIITALIRSEVNSYKQLPLLLYQIQNKYRDERRPRFGLLRGREFIMKDLYSFDRDEAGLEESYRKMYTAYSNVFRRCGLKFRAVEADTGAIGGNFSHEFMVLAETGEARVVFCPSCDYAANVEIAQSIPQPIETPEKELPLKKVATPGKRTVEDVCAYLGVIPQRLIKTLFYEADGQLVAALVRGDRELNEVKLQNALGCWKLKLAEPERVKEALGVSVGYVGPVGLNDIPIYADLEIPYLVNAVAGANVDDYHWVNVNPERDFVPAKVVDLREVGAGEPCPQCGQPLEGARGIEVGQIFKLGTKYSKALGATYLDETGRERPIVMGCYGIGISRTMAAAVEQYHDEKGIIWPISIAPYQVVVIPVSIKDPLLREEAEKLYEELKAEGVEAVLDDRDERAGVKFVEADLIGYPLRLTLGNKTLSQGTVDWKWRGSQEEQAVPREGLARRVKEAIQRALQELDSPSP; this is encoded by the coding sequence ATGCGCGCTAGCCAACTTTTTGCCCCTACTTTAAAGGAGACACCAGCGGAAGCCGAGGTGATAAGCCACCAGTTACTTCTACGTGCTGGGTTTATACGGAAAGCTGCTGCTGGTATTTATACTTTTCTTCCCCTGGGCTGGCGGGTACTGAAAAAAATTGAAGGTATCGTACGGGAAGAGATGGATCGTGCTGGAGCCCAGGAACTGGTTTTACCTATCCTTCAACCTGCGGAAGTTTGGCAGGAGAGCGGACGTTGGGATCTTTATGGGGAGGAGATGTTCCGGCTTAAAGATCGCCATGGGCGTCCCTTTTGCTTAGGGCCCACCCATGAGGAGATAATCACAGCTTTGATCCGGAGCGAAGTTAATTCCTATAAACAGCTGCCCCTCCTTCTTTACCAGATTCAAAACAAATATAGGGATGAACGGCGCCCTCGCTTTGGTCTCCTCCGGGGCAGGGAGTTCATCATGAAGGATCTCTACTCCTTTGACCGTGATGAGGCAGGGTTGGAGGAGAGCTATCGAAAGATGTATACAGCTTACTCAAATGTTTTCCGGCGCTGCGGATTGAAATTCCGGGCGGTAGAGGCAGATACTGGGGCCATTGGAGGTAACTTTAGCCACGAATTTATGGTGTTGGCTGAAACGGGGGAGGCCCGGGTGGTTTTTTGCCCTTCCTGCGATTATGCTGCCAATGTGGAAATAGCCCAAAGTATTCCCCAGCCTATAGAAACTCCCGAAAAAGAGCTACCCCTTAAAAAGGTAGCCACCCCAGGGAAGCGTACAGTAGAGGATGTCTGCGCTTACCTCGGGGTCATACCGCAGCGGCTTATAAAAACCCTTTTCTATGAAGCCGATGGCCAGCTGGTAGCCGCCCTAGTGCGGGGTGACCGAGAGCTGAACGAAGTTAAGTTACAAAATGCTCTAGGATGTTGGAAGCTCAAGCTGGCCGAGCCTGAAAGGGTTAAAGAGGCCCTCGGAGTAAGCGTGGGTTACGTAGGTCCAGTGGGCTTAAATGATATTCCTATTTATGCTGATCTGGAGATCCCTTATCTAGTGAACGCGGTAGCCGGGGCTAACGTGGATGATTACCACTGGGTGAATGTCAACCCTGAGCGGGATTTTGTTCCTGCTAAAGTGGTTGACCTGCGGGAAGTGGGGGCTGGGGAACCTTGTCCACAGTGCGGGCAACCCTTGGAAGGGGCACGCGGTATTGAAGTGGGCCAGATCTTTAAGTTAGGAACCAAGTATAGCAAAGCTTTGGGAGCTACCTACCTAGATGAAACAGGTAGAGAACGTCCTATAGTCATGGGGTGCTACGGTATAGGAATAAGCCGTACTATGGCAGCAGCCGTAGAGCAGTATCACGACGAAAAGGGGATTATATGGCCTATTTCTATTGCCCCCTATCAGGTGGTAGTAATACCGGTTTCCATTAAGGATCCCCTCCTCAGGGAAGAAGCCGAAAAACTTTATGAGGAGCTTAAGGCTGAAGGTGTGGAAGCGGTCTTAGATGATAGAGATGAAAGGGCGGGTGTCAAGTTTGTAGAGGCTGATCTTATAGGTTACCCCTTACGCCTTACCTTAGGTAACAAGACCCTATCCCAGGGTACTGTGGATTGGAAGTGGAGGGGGAGCCAGGAAGAACAAGCTGTTCCCCGGGAAGGTTTAGCACGGCGGGTAAAAGAAGCTATACAAAGGGCCTTACAGGAGCTGGATAGCCCTAGTCCTTAA
- a CDS encoding PolC-type DNA polymerase III, giving the protein MAVDPRAVHKIEVYRRQGRCRIWVGGKDLDPKEEEAWLRFWREEFPDLEVEVKRVVQPEDDGEAWEDHILQEVALRLDKGTRPWLAGARLIGQQDRWELVLPGRLAQEILHEQGCNTILEKVLAQKLGYPVEVELKSDEDYNQELIRVSREMEIKEVQKVLQTSQVQNDKLKDNGVGDVCKDRVLLGKKIKGQERPLKDILDEERQVIVRGEVLNSFARALKSGRMVFTFDLTDRTDSITVKAFVSEGPLKERGLQAGDWVLVRGDVQYDTHTQELILVAKDVELTDPRQRQDLAPVKRVELHLHTKMSAMDGVAEVEEAIRLAALWQHGAVAITDHGVVQAFPLAAEAAKKYGVKVIYGMEGYLYDDDSGLPPDQQKTYHIVILVKNQQGLYNLYRLVSASHLEFFYRKPRIPRRLLNHYREGLLLGTACEAGELVQHYLAGAGEEELANIASFYDYLEIQPLPNNEFLIREGKLPDREALQEMNRKIVELGRKLRKPVVATGDVHFLEPEDGVFRQILLAGQGYEDEVQAPLFYRTTEEMLEEFSYLGEEVAREVVIDNPRALAESIEEVKPVPSEFYPPEIPGAEEELVRLVQEQARAWYGDPLPPVVQARLDKELNAIISHGFAVLYLIAHKLVKKSNEDGYMVGSRGSVGSSLVATLAGITEVNPLPPHYRCPACHYSEFIQDGSFASGADLPDKLCPQCGTKLDKDGHDIPFEVFLGFKGDKVPDIDLNFSGEYQARAHRYAEEMFGKDCVFRAGTIATLAERTAFGFVQKFLEERGLTLRRAEINRLVQGCSGVKRTTGQHPGGLMVVPRGLDVHLFTPLQHPADDQDSDVITTHFDYEALSERLVKLDLLGHDDPTVLKMLEDLTGVPAKSIPLDEKKTLSLFSSVEALGVRPEDIGSQVGTLGIPEFGTRFVRQMLEETRPKTFSELVRISGFSHGTDVWLNNAQELIKNGIAKLSEAISTRDDIMNFLIQKGVAPELAFRVMEDVRKGKGVKKEYEEAMLAAGVPEWFINSCKKITYLFPKAHAVAYVMMAFRIAFYKVYYPEAFYAAFFSVRAEEFDADIICQGPERIRQEIEVLERKGNEATARDKNFLTILEVAREMFCRGIKLKRVDIATSDATRFLIAPGELLPPLAALAGVGKAAAEAIVRARQEKPFTSIEDLQRRARVNRAVLEVLEKHGCLSSLPATDQLVLF; this is encoded by the coding sequence ATGGCCGTGGATCCTAGAGCTGTCCATAAAATAGAAGTGTATCGTCGGCAGGGACGGTGCCGTATTTGGGTAGGGGGAAAGGATTTAGACCCTAAGGAAGAGGAAGCTTGGCTAAGATTTTGGAGGGAAGAGTTTCCGGACTTGGAGGTGGAAGTGAAACGGGTGGTTCAGCCGGAAGATGATGGGGAGGCGTGGGAGGATCATATTTTGCAGGAAGTGGCCCTCCGGCTGGACAAAGGAACGAGACCCTGGTTAGCAGGGGCACGCTTGATAGGACAGCAAGACCGCTGGGAACTTGTGCTACCTGGTCGGCTCGCCCAAGAGATTTTACATGAACAGGGCTGTAATACTATCCTGGAAAAGGTTCTCGCCCAGAAGCTAGGCTATCCTGTAGAAGTGGAACTGAAATCTGATGAGGATTATAACCAAGAGCTAATACGGGTTTCCCGGGAGATGGAGATTAAAGAGGTTCAAAAGGTTTTACAAACCTCTCAGGTTCAGAACGATAAACTTAAAGATAATGGAGTAGGGGATGTTTGTAAGGATAGGGTACTTTTAGGTAAAAAGATCAAGGGACAGGAACGCCCCTTAAAGGATATTCTAGACGAGGAAAGGCAGGTAATAGTCCGGGGGGAAGTGTTAAATTCTTTTGCCCGGGCCCTTAAGAGCGGCAGAATGGTCTTTACCTTCGACCTTACGGACCGTACGGATAGCATCACAGTAAAAGCTTTTGTCTCGGAAGGACCTTTAAAAGAGAGGGGATTGCAGGCTGGCGACTGGGTTTTAGTACGGGGGGACGTACAGTATGATACCCATACCCAGGAACTGATCCTGGTGGCTAAAGATGTGGAGCTTACTGATCCCCGGCAGCGACAGGATTTGGCCCCAGTGAAGAGGGTGGAATTGCACTTACATACTAAGATGAGTGCTATGGATGGGGTGGCGGAGGTGGAAGAGGCCATACGCTTAGCTGCCCTCTGGCAACATGGAGCGGTGGCCATTACCGATCACGGTGTAGTTCAAGCCTTTCCCTTGGCAGCTGAAGCAGCCAAGAAGTACGGAGTTAAGGTAATTTACGGGATGGAGGGATATTTGTACGACGACGATTCTGGATTACCGCCCGATCAGCAGAAAACGTATCATATAGTAATCCTGGTAAAAAACCAACAGGGGTTGTACAACCTTTACCGCTTAGTCTCCGCGTCCCATCTAGAATTCTTTTATCGTAAACCCCGCATACCCAGAAGGCTCCTGAACCACTACCGCGAGGGCCTCTTGCTAGGTACAGCTTGCGAAGCTGGAGAGTTGGTACAGCATTACCTGGCTGGCGCAGGGGAAGAAGAGCTGGCTAACATTGCCTCTTTTTACGATTATCTAGAAATCCAACCCCTGCCCAACAACGAATTCTTAATCCGGGAAGGGAAGCTTCCTGATAGAGAAGCTCTGCAAGAAATGAACCGTAAGATAGTGGAGCTGGGCCGGAAGCTCAGGAAACCTGTGGTGGCTACGGGTGATGTTCATTTTTTGGAACCTGAAGATGGCGTATTCCGCCAGATACTTCTTGCCGGTCAGGGTTATGAGGATGAGGTCCAAGCGCCCCTTTTCTACCGGACAACCGAAGAAATGCTAGAAGAATTTAGTTATCTGGGGGAGGAGGTGGCGAGGGAAGTAGTTATAGATAACCCGCGGGCTCTAGCGGAGTCCATAGAAGAAGTTAAGCCTGTTCCTAGCGAGTTTTACCCACCTGAAATTCCTGGGGCTGAAGAGGAACTCGTCCGCCTTGTCCAGGAACAAGCTCGGGCCTGGTACGGCGACCCTTTACCTCCTGTTGTGCAGGCTCGCCTGGACAAGGAGCTAAATGCTATTATCAGCCACGGTTTTGCTGTGTTATACCTTATCGCTCACAAATTAGTGAAAAAATCTAATGAAGATGGCTATATGGTGGGCTCCCGGGGTTCTGTGGGCTCCTCCCTGGTGGCTACCCTGGCGGGTATTACAGAAGTTAATCCCCTTCCCCCCCATTACCGGTGTCCAGCCTGTCATTATAGCGAGTTTATACAGGATGGTAGTTTTGCTTCAGGAGCCGACTTGCCAGATAAGCTTTGCCCCCAATGCGGGACCAAGCTAGATAAGGATGGGCATGACATTCCCTTTGAAGTTTTTCTAGGGTTTAAAGGGGATAAAGTGCCGGATATTGACCTTAACTTTTCCGGGGAATATCAAGCCCGGGCGCACAGGTACGCTGAAGAGATGTTCGGCAAAGACTGCGTTTTCCGGGCTGGTACTATTGCTACTTTAGCTGAACGAACTGCCTTTGGTTTTGTCCAGAAGTTCTTAGAAGAACGGGGGCTGACCTTAAGGAGGGCCGAGATCAACAGATTGGTGCAAGGTTGTAGCGGAGTAAAACGTACTACTGGCCAGCACCCAGGGGGCCTTATGGTAGTTCCCCGTGGGCTGGATGTGCACTTGTTTACCCCCTTGCAGCATCCGGCCGACGACCAGGATAGCGATGTGATCACTACCCACTTCGATTATGAAGCTTTAAGTGAACGTCTGGTGAAGTTAGATCTTCTAGGCCATGATGATCCTACTGTACTTAAAATGCTAGAAGACCTGACGGGGGTACCGGCCAAGAGTATTCCGTTGGATGAAAAGAAAACCCTCTCCTTGTTTTCTAGTGTGGAAGCCTTGGGGGTTAGACCTGAGGATATAGGTTCCCAGGTAGGGACTTTAGGTATTCCGGAGTTCGGTACCCGTTTCGTCCGGCAGATGCTGGAAGAGACACGACCTAAAACTTTTTCTGAACTCGTACGTATTAGCGGTTTTTCCCATGGAACAGATGTTTGGCTAAACAACGCCCAGGAGTTGATCAAAAACGGAATAGCTAAGTTAAGCGAGGCTATTTCTACCCGGGATGACATAATGAACTTTTTAATCCAGAAGGGAGTAGCCCCTGAACTGGCCTTCCGGGTTATGGAGGATGTACGGAAAGGGAAAGGGGTTAAAAAAGAGTACGAAGAAGCGATGCTGGCCGCTGGTGTGCCGGAATGGTTTATTAACTCTTGTAAAAAAATTACTTATTTGTTTCCTAAGGCCCACGCTGTAGCTTATGTTATGATGGCCTTCCGGATCGCCTTTTATAAAGTATACTATCCTGAAGCCTTTTATGCTGCTTTCTTTAGTGTACGCGCTGAAGAATTCGATGCTGATATTATCTGCCAAGGACCGGAGCGGATCCGCCAGGAAATTGAAGTTTTAGAGCGTAAAGGGAACGAGGCTACTGCTCGGGACAAGAATTTTCTTACTATCTTAGAAGTAGCCCGGGAGATGTTTTGCCGGGGGATAAAACTAAAGAGAGTAGATATTGCTACATCAGATGCAACGCGCTTCCTTATTGCGCCGGGGGAACTGTTGCCTCCACTGGCTGCTTTAGCCGGTGTGGGGAAGGCCGCGGCGGAGGCCATCGTACGAGCCCGCCAAGAGAAGCCGTTTACGTCTATAGAAGATCTTCAACGTCGGGCGCGGGTTAATCGGGCAGTCCTAGAAGTCCTAGAGAAGCACGGGTGCCTGTCTAGCCTACCAGCCACTGACCAGCTAGTGCTCTTTTAG
- a CDS encoding ABC transporter substrate-binding protein translates to MERKKAWFILLILLVTVALSLAGCSGKTSQTSTGEKTIKIGFIAPLTGDVKTFGESAKNAFLLALEQAGMKAGDYKIEYVIADDRNDATEAVNVADKLISQDKVQAIVGSVTSRTTIPISEVANSKKVLLITPTATATKVTVDNKRKEFVFRACFLDPFQGKVAAQFARENLKAKTAAVLYDQGNDYSKGLAEAFKKSFEAGGGQVVAWESYSKDDQDFSAVLTNIAGKNPDILYLPDYYQKVSLIGKQARGKGIKAVFLGGDGWDSSELDFAAMEGGYFTNHYSPDDPRSEVQKWIQQYKAKYGTVPDALGTLAYDATNLLLNAIKTANSNDPVKIKEALQATKDFPGVTGKITFDANGDPVKPAHIIQIKGGKQVYVTTINP, encoded by the coding sequence ATGGAAAGAAAAAAAGCTTGGTTTATTCTGTTAATCTTACTTGTTACTGTTGCCCTTTCTTTGGCGGGCTGCAGCGGTAAGACTAGCCAGACTAGTACGGGTGAAAAGACTATAAAAATTGGGTTTATAGCCCCACTTACTGGTGACGTGAAAACCTTCGGGGAATCCGCGAAGAATGCTTTTCTTTTAGCGCTGGAACAGGCGGGCATGAAAGCTGGGGATTATAAAATTGAATATGTAATCGCTGATGACCGGAATGATGCTACAGAGGCCGTAAATGTGGCAGATAAGCTTATTTCCCAAGATAAGGTTCAAGCCATTGTCGGCTCGGTAACTTCCAGGACGACCATACCTATTTCAGAGGTTGCCAACAGTAAGAAAGTGCTACTAATTACTCCTACGGCTACAGCTACTAAGGTTACGGTGGACAACAAACGTAAGGAGTTTGTCTTTCGGGCCTGTTTCTTAGATCCTTTCCAAGGCAAGGTAGCAGCGCAGTTTGCTCGTGAAAATCTCAAGGCTAAAACGGCTGCTGTTTTGTACGATCAGGGTAATGACTATAGCAAGGGTCTAGCTGAAGCTTTTAAGAAAAGCTTTGAAGCTGGTGGTGGTCAGGTTGTGGCCTGGGAGTCTTATTCCAAGGATGATCAAGATTTCTCTGCCGTCTTAACCAACATTGCGGGGAAGAATCCTGATATACTTTATCTCCCAGATTATTACCAAAAAGTTTCCTTAATTGGGAAGCAAGCCCGGGGTAAAGGTATTAAAGCTGTGTTTCTGGGAGGGGATGGCTGGGATTCTTCTGAATTGGACTTTGCTGCCATGGAAGGTGGGTACTTTACCAATCACTATTCTCCAGACGACCCTCGGTCAGAGGTACAGAAATGGATACAACAATATAAGGCAAAATATGGTACCGTACCAGATGCTTTGGGTACTTTAGCTTATGATGCCACTAACCTTCTGTTAAATGCTATTAAAACAGCTAACAGTAATGATCCAGTAAAAATCAAAGAAGCTCTACAAGCCACTAAAGATTTCCCTGGGGTTACTGGGAAGATCACCTTTGATGCCAATGGAGACCCTGTTAAACCTGCCCATATAATTCAGATCAAGGGTGGAAAACAAGTTTATGTAACTACTATAAACCCGTGA
- a CDS encoding branched-chain amino acid ABC transporter permease, which yields MERLLEQIINGLQLGFVYALIALGYTMVYGIIKLINFAHGDVFMVGAFIGYFAYTFWGFSLFGAVLIAMVLCALLGILIERVAYRPLRYAPRIAALISALGVSLFLEYFSSLKFVFGPNFRVVQPPLKEIHWNLGGIPITNIQVIIVSVVILLLLVLQYLVYRTKIGTAMRAVSFDHDAARLMGINVDFIISFTFALGSALAAAGGVLYTLAYPQIYPFMGIMPGLKAFTAAVLGGIGIIPGAVLGSLIMGQVETLTAAYLTSQMRDAIAFLILIVVLLVRPSGILGRSDPEKV from the coding sequence TTGGAACGCCTATTGGAGCAGATTATTAACGGTCTTCAGTTGGGATTTGTGTATGCTTTAATCGCCCTGGGCTATACCATGGTTTATGGTATAATTAAGCTTATTAATTTTGCCCATGGCGATGTCTTTATGGTAGGTGCATTTATAGGCTATTTCGCCTATACCTTTTGGGGGTTTTCGCTTTTCGGAGCTGTTCTTATCGCTATGGTCCTATGCGCTTTATTAGGGATCCTCATAGAACGGGTAGCCTACCGGCCCTTAAGATATGCTCCGCGCATAGCTGCACTTATAAGTGCTTTGGGAGTATCTCTTTTTTTGGAATATTTTTCTAGCCTTAAATTCGTCTTTGGACCTAATTTCCGGGTGGTACAACCACCTTTAAAGGAAATACATTGGAATTTGGGTGGTATACCAATTACCAATATCCAAGTTATTATTGTATCTGTAGTCATCCTTTTACTCTTGGTTCTCCAGTATCTTGTGTATCGGACTAAGATAGGGACAGCTATGCGGGCGGTTTCCTTTGACCATGATGCTGCACGTTTAATGGGGATAAATGTGGATTTTATAATTTCCTTCACCTTTGCCCTGGGCTCTGCTTTAGCTGCAGCTGGCGGAGTGCTATATACCTTAGCTTATCCTCAGATTTATCCGTTTATGGGTATTATGCCTGGCCTTAAAGCCTTCACGGCAGCGGTATTGGGGGGGATAGGTATCATCCCAGGGGCCGTCCTCGGTTCCCTTATTATGGGACAAGTGGAAACCCTTACAGCAGCTTACCTCACCTCCCAGATGCGAGATGCTATAGCTTTTTTAATTCTTATTGTTGTGCTTCTGGTTCGACCTTCAGGCATCTTGGGCCGCAGCGACCCGGAAAAGGTGTAA
- a CDS encoding branched-chain amino acid ABC transporter permease has translation MVIPILRRPIVLGGLFGALYVVLKLLGLVGLINDYWQRVLDQALITTIGALGLSIIYGFAGQFSLGHAAFYGIGAYTAGVIGKVWGHGNLAYFLLALLAGVLMAGFIAFLLGIPILRLRSDYLGIATLGFGVIVRVAMENSNKLYPPLGGATGMTGIPQVANFDWIFWFAAGTLVLVCNLVTSSYGRAWLSIREDEIAADALGIDTTRYKILAFVLGCALAGLAGGLYAYRYPYLHPSSFDFLKSFDFLLIVVLGGLGSISGTVVTAIAWVFLLEGLRIVLGQAFVDWRGIIYALILIVTILLRPQGLFSGKEWRLLFPSLSQDRTLGKEGKHASFGG, from the coding sequence ATGGTGATTCCTATATTGCGGCGGCCAATCGTCTTAGGGGGGCTATTCGGTGCCCTTTATGTGGTATTAAAGCTTTTGGGTTTAGTAGGGTTGATAAACGATTATTGGCAAAGAGTTTTAGATCAAGCATTGATTACCACTATAGGAGCTTTAGGGCTAAGCATTATTTATGGTTTTGCTGGACAGTTTTCCTTAGGTCATGCAGCCTTCTATGGGATAGGTGCCTATACAGCAGGGGTAATAGGTAAAGTATGGGGCCACGGGAATTTAGCCTATTTTTTGTTGGCCCTTTTGGCCGGAGTCTTGATGGCTGGTTTTATAGCTTTCCTATTAGGGATTCCTATTTTAAGGCTGCGTTCCGATTATTTGGGAATAGCTACTTTGGGGTTTGGGGTAATCGTTAGGGTAGCCATGGAAAATTCCAACAAGCTCTATCCACCCCTGGGCGGTGCCACGGGAATGACCGGGATCCCTCAAGTAGCCAATTTCGACTGGATTTTTTGGTTTGCGGCAGGGACGCTTGTCTTAGTGTGCAATCTGGTTACCTCGAGTTACGGGCGAGCGTGGCTAAGTATACGGGAAGATGAAATTGCAGCTGATGCGTTAGGTATCGATACTACACGTTACAAAATCCTGGCTTTTGTGTTAGGATGTGCTTTGGCTGGACTAGCAGGGGGGCTTTATGCTTACCGCTACCCCTATCTCCACCCCAGTAGCTTTGATTTTCTTAAATCCTTTGACTTCCTTCTTATAGTTGTACTGGGAGGATTGGGGAGTATATCGGGAACCGTAGTTACGGCTATAGCCTGGGTTTTCCTGTTGGAAGGTTTACGAATAGTTTTGGGTCAGGCTTTCGTGGATTGGCGAGGGATAATTTATGCCCTTATTTTAATCGTAACCATCCTTCTTCGCCCCCAAGGTCTCTTTAGTGGTAAGGAGTGGAGGCTGTTATTCCCTTCCCTTAGTCAAGACAGAACACTGGGAAAGGAGGGGAAACATGCCTCTTTTGGAGGTTAA